A region of Trichocoleus sp. DNA encodes the following proteins:
- the xdhA gene encoding xanthine dehydrogenase small subunit has product MKQVETSLTLSINGERVRLKCVSPTMTLLEYLRQSGRTGTKEGCGDGDCGACTVVVMNEGADGKPHYQAVNSCLMPIGSLAGRDILTVEGLANGSLHPVQAAMVETGGSQCGYCTPGFIMSLFAAYYDGKLDDEAIEGNLCRCTGYLPIRRAAQQLVQEQIGDRFTAVLAAAKPDISEVSYSDTEHLFYRPIRLQDALELLQQHPGATLMAGATDLGLEMSYHRQTFPILISLEAVAELKQIAVTPEWVEIGAAVPLTQIETQLKGLFPSLDEMLYWFAARQVRNRATIGGNLGTASPIGDLPPVLLALDAEVRLANPSRERIIPLAQFFKGYRQTELQPGEVIVAVRIPRSLTLRAVRRLSQSYKIGKRGTDDISIVAAAFAIDLNSENQIVHARLAYGGVAATPVRAIEVETALVGQPWTIDTIQQIKLQLREAFTPLTDLRGSAAYRKVLIANLFEKFFVEMQATVNQSAGEVRS; this is encoded by the coding sequence GTGAAACAGGTAGAAACCAGTCTGACATTGAGCATTAATGGTGAAAGAGTCCGGCTGAAATGTGTTTCTCCGACAATGACGCTGCTGGAATATTTGCGGCAGAGCGGGCGCACCGGAACAAAGGAAGGCTGTGGTGATGGAGACTGCGGCGCTTGTACGGTGGTGGTGATGAATGAAGGTGCAGACGGCAAACCGCATTATCAAGCCGTAAATAGCTGCCTGATGCCGATCGGCTCGCTGGCAGGACGGGACATTTTGACGGTGGAAGGGCTGGCAAACGGATCGCTGCATCCAGTTCAGGCAGCAATGGTAGAAACGGGCGGATCACAATGTGGCTACTGTACACCTGGATTTATCATGAGCTTGTTTGCGGCTTATTATGACGGCAAGCTGGATGATGAAGCGATCGAAGGCAATCTTTGTCGTTGTACGGGATATTTGCCAATTCGTCGAGCCGCCCAGCAATTAGTACAGGAGCAGATTGGCGATCGATTTACAGCGGTTTTAGCGGCAGCCAAACCTGATATCAGTGAAGTGTCTTACAGCGACACCGAGCATCTGTTTTATCGTCCGATTCGATTACAGGACGCGTTAGAACTTCTACAACAGCACCCTGGCGCTACCCTCATGGCAGGCGCAACCGATTTGGGGCTGGAGATGAGCTATCACCGCCAAACTTTCCCGATTCTGATTTCGCTGGAAGCGGTGGCAGAACTGAAACAAATTGCAGTTACCCCCGAATGGGTTGAAATTGGGGCGGCTGTGCCGTTAACGCAGATTGAAACGCAGCTTAAAGGATTGTTTCCTAGCCTGGATGAGATGCTGTACTGGTTTGCAGCGCGTCAGGTTCGCAATCGAGCCACGATCGGTGGCAACTTAGGGACGGCTTCCCCGATTGGTGATTTGCCTCCGGTGTTGCTGGCGCTAGATGCTGAAGTCCGGCTTGCGAATCCCAGTCGTGAACGGATCATTCCCCTGGCTCAGTTTTTCAAAGGCTATCGACAGACAGAATTACAGCCTGGAGAAGTGATTGTGGCGGTTCGCATTCCTCGATCGCTCACGCTCCGTGCAGTGCGTCGGCTCAGTCAGTCCTACAAAATTGGCAAGCGCGGAACTGATGATATCAGTATTGTGGCGGCTGCCTTTGCGATCGATCTAAACAGCGAGAATCAAATTGTTCATGCCAGACTGGCTTATGGAGGCGTTGCCGCTACTCCAGTTCGGGCGATCGAAGTTGAAACTGCACTCGTTGGGCAACCCTGGACAATCGACACAATCCAGCAAATTAAACTGCAACTGCGAGAAGCCTTTACGCCATTGACCGATCTACGCGGCAGTGCGGCTTATCGGAAAGTGTTAATTGCCAATTTGTTTGAAAAGTTTTTTGTTGAGATGCAGGCTACAGTGAATCAATCAGCGGGTGAGGTGCGGTCATGA
- the hpxO gene encoding FAD-dependent urate hydroxylase HpxO, translated as MHQLKVVIIGAGIGGLTAAIALQRSGYEVEIYDRVKELRPAGAAISVWSNGVKVLNALGLGKQMAQIGGQMDRMEYRTIEGELLNAIDLSPLVEAVGQRPYPVARTDLQSMLLNAFAGEVTLNARCVGLETDETGVTAIFEDGHRATGDLLIAADGVRSILREFVLDQSIEPQYGGYVNWNGLVPVSPDLAPSDTWAIYVGDFKRVSMMPVAGDRFYFFFDVPMPKEKTSELGDIRADLSNFFVGWADPVQALIQRLDPEATNRVLIHDVGPIDRMVRGKVALLGDSAHATCPDLGQGGCQAMEDAFMLAQCLLTTNVSVEDALKRYELARKERTGAIVEKARKRAEQIHGKEPAITQAWYDQLAYEKPTDVTDAIAKVILGGPLR; from the coding sequence ATGCATCAGTTGAAAGTGGTGATCATTGGCGCAGGAATCGGCGGACTCACAGCGGCAATTGCCTTACAGCGATCGGGCTACGAAGTTGAAATTTACGATCGTGTCAAAGAGTTACGTCCGGCGGGGGCTGCAATTTCGGTCTGGTCAAATGGCGTTAAGGTGCTGAATGCGCTGGGCTTAGGCAAACAGATGGCGCAGATCGGCGGACAAATGGATCGGATGGAATATCGGACGATCGAAGGTGAATTGCTGAATGCGATCGATCTGTCTCCCCTAGTTGAAGCTGTCGGACAACGCCCCTATCCGGTTGCCCGAACGGATCTACAGTCCATGCTCCTTAATGCTTTTGCAGGTGAAGTGACTTTAAACGCTCGCTGTGTGGGTCTGGAAACTGACGAAACAGGCGTGACCGCTATTTTTGAAGACGGACATCGTGCGACTGGAGATCTGCTGATTGCGGCGGATGGTGTGCGATCGATCTTGCGCGAATTTGTTTTGGATCAATCGATCGAACCGCAATATGGCGGCTATGTGAACTGGAATGGACTAGTTCCTGTTAGCCCTGACCTTGCCCCATCGGATACCTGGGCGATTTACGTAGGCGATTTTAAGCGTGTTTCGATGATGCCTGTGGCAGGCGATCGGTTTTACTTTTTCTTTGATGTGCCAATGCCAAAAGAGAAAACCAGCGAACTGGGCGATATTCGAGCTGATTTAAGCAACTTTTTTGTCGGCTGGGCAGATCCCGTACAAGCGCTGATTCAGCGACTCGACCCCGAAGCCACCAATCGCGTTTTGATTCATGATGTCGGCCCGATCGATCGAATGGTGCGCGGTAAAGTAGCTTTGCTGGGCGATTCGGCTCATGCAACCTGTCCTGATCTGGGGCAGGGAGGCTGTCAGGCGATGGAAGATGCATTCATGCTAGCTCAATGTCTGCTAACGACGAATGTGAGCGTGGAAGATGCCCTGAAGCGATATGAACTGGCACGAAAAGAGCGAACGGGGGCGATCGTGGAAAAAGCCCGAAAACGCGCCGAGCAAATTCACGGCAAAGAGCCAGCCATTACCCAGGCATGGTACGACCAGCTTGCTTACGAAAAACCTACTGATGTCACAGATGCGATCGCGAAGGTCATTTTAGGGGGTCCACTGAGGTAA
- the uraH gene encoding hydroxyisourate hydrolase, translating into MAGKLTTHVLDTAQGCPAAHLAIELWLIHSLPQSATLPDKTPDKTPDKTLIKTIQTNEDGRTDQPVLSSHEIKAGTFELVFIVGDYFAQQSVKITNPPFLDRIPIQFTIVDVNAHYHVPLLVSPWSYSTYRGS; encoded by the coding sequence ATGGCTGGCAAACTCACAACTCATGTTCTCGATACGGCTCAAGGTTGCCCAGCAGCACATTTGGCGATCGAGCTTTGGCTGATCCATTCATTGCCTCAATCGGCAACATTACCCGATAAAACACCCGATAAAACACCTGATAAAACCTTGATCAAAACGATTCAAACGAATGAGGATGGACGCACCGATCAGCCTGTCTTAAGCAGTCATGAAATTAAAGCAGGCACCTTTGAGTTGGTATTCATTGTGGGTGATTATTTTGCTCAACAATCGGTTAAAATCACTAACCCACCTTTCCTCGATCGCATTCCAATTCAATTCACGATCGTGGATGTCAATGCTCATTATCACGTTCCACTTTTAGTATCCCCCTGGTCATACAGTACCTATCGGGGTAGTTAA
- a CDS encoding bluetail domain-containing putative surface protein encodes MANSLVKGIVVTSTADSGAGSLRSAITLAPAGETIRFAPSLKGQTITLNGQLEVNKNLTIDGSNAPGLTISGNNASRVLKTGEKTNVTLKNLILANGRLTGADDVTGTGAGIQTGMDSTLTVIKCQINRNVARRGGGGIWTGYRSTTTILNSRFDGNDGSEAIEERGGGAIATTSGGTLTVRGSSFTNNRGSNGGAINNLLTQLLVENCTFRNNDSTVGGVKAGTIGYGGAIYVDGADPDTAHDVPGAPGRTITIRNSRVEGNRGAAQGGGMMIWLYGQDKALVENCSITGNSVSRGAGGDSLGGGLRHGNGELTIRNTTIANNTALDQGGGLWIGGRSPVTITNSTISGNRADNGNGQGLGGAITLATDAGYVASLKNLTITNNYAGFGGGAFWANQTAVTLANSIVANNSTSNPWKLNSQTGWQLMDGGNNIQFPAPLSPSDKAVTATVRVIDPRLALLQTEDGSLAPTQLLLKGSPAIDGAGSTATPTDQRGIGRNGKPDIGATEWVTNRNLKLNGTAANDLLIGSSGQDNLTGATGDDWLMGSMGSDRLTGNQGADYFVFAASSQAQVFRQSRLKAIDHLTDWKVQEGDRLLLDTDNDSFGDQPVALFHAKVSGNTLASAVKAAYQDKNQQQRGQQKLQANEAVLLEWNRRSFLAVNDQSSAFSANRDLLVDVTGIKIAKPDVRVGVLAVDNYFA; translated from the coding sequence ATGGCAAATTCACTTGTTAAGGGAATCGTCGTTACCAGTACGGCGGATAGTGGCGCTGGCTCATTGCGATCGGCAATCACTCTTGCTCCAGCAGGAGAAACGATTCGCTTTGCACCGAGTTTGAAAGGGCAAACAATTACGCTAAATGGGCAACTGGAAGTCAACAAAAATTTGACGATCGATGGGTCGAATGCTCCAGGTTTAACAATTAGTGGCAACAATGCGAGTCGTGTTTTAAAGACAGGCGAAAAAACAAACGTTACACTCAAGAATTTAATTCTGGCGAATGGACGTTTGACGGGTGCAGATGATGTAACAGGGACAGGTGCAGGGATTCAAACCGGAATGGACAGCACCCTGACCGTCATCAAATGTCAGATCAATCGGAACGTGGCTCGGCGTGGCGGTGGTGGCATCTGGACGGGATATCGATCGACTACCACAATTTTGAACAGCCGCTTTGATGGAAATGATGGGTCAGAGGCGATCGAGGAACGAGGCGGCGGCGCAATTGCCACAACCAGCGGCGGAACACTCACGGTTCGAGGCAGCAGCTTTACAAATAATCGAGGCAGCAACGGTGGCGCAATCAATAACTTGCTGACCCAACTCCTCGTCGAGAACTGCACCTTTCGCAATAATGATTCGACTGTGGGTGGCGTGAAGGCAGGCACGATCGGCTATGGCGGTGCAATTTATGTTGATGGGGCTGACCCAGACACCGCGCATGATGTGCCAGGTGCACCCGGTCGCACGATTACGATTCGCAACAGCCGGGTTGAGGGCAATCGTGGGGCAGCACAGGGCGGCGGGATGATGATATGGCTCTATGGACAGGACAAGGCACTCGTTGAAAACTGTTCAATTACCGGAAATTCTGTCAGTCGCGGCGCTGGAGGAGATTCGCTGGGAGGCGGTTTGCGCCACGGCAATGGGGAACTCACCATTCGCAACACCACGATCGCCAATAATACAGCTCTCGATCAAGGCGGCGGCTTGTGGATTGGCGGTCGATCGCCTGTGACGATTACCAACAGCACGATTTCCGGAAATCGGGCAGACAATGGCAACGGTCAAGGGTTAGGTGGCGCTATTACTCTTGCGACTGATGCGGGATATGTTGCTAGCCTCAAAAATCTCACCATCACCAATAACTATGCTGGGTTTGGCGGCGGTGCTTTCTGGGCAAACCAAACTGCTGTAACGCTGGCAAACTCGATCGTCGCGAATAACAGCACCAGCAATCCCTGGAAGCTTAACTCTCAAACCGGATGGCAACTGATGGACGGTGGAAATAACATTCAGTTTCCGGCTCCCCTGTCTCCATCAGATAAGGCAGTTACGGCAACAGTTCGCGTTATCGATCCAAGACTCGCTCTCTTACAAACAGAAGATGGTAGTTTGGCTCCAACTCAACTATTGCTAAAAGGCAGCCCAGCGATCGATGGCGCAGGTTCTACAGCCACCCCAACTGATCAGCGTGGCATCGGACGAAATGGCAAACCGGATATTGGCGCAACTGAATGGGTTACTAACCGTAACCTGAAACTCAACGGCACTGCCGCAAACGATCTCCTGATCGGCAGTTCAGGTCAGGATAACCTCACTGGAGCCACTGGAGATGATTGGTTGATGGGCAGCATGGGCAGCGATCGACTAACAGGAAATCAAGGTGCAGATTACTTTGTTTTTGCCGCAAGCAGTCAGGCGCAGGTCTTCCGCCAATCTCGCCTTAAAGCGATAGATCATCTCACCGATTGGAAAGTACAAGAAGGCGATCGATTGCTGCTAGACACAGATAATGACAGCTTTGGGGATCAGCCCGTTGCTCTCTTCCATGCCAAGGTTAGCGGGAATACGCTCGCCAGCGCAGTCAAAGCGGCTTACCAGGATAAAAATCAGCAGCAGCGGGGTCAGCAAAAATTACAGGCAAACGAAGCTGTACTGCTGGAATGGAACAGGCGCTCTTTTCTAGCAGTGAACGATCAAAGTTCAGCTTTTTCTGCCAATCGCGATCTCCTAGTTGATGTGACAGGCATCAAAATTGCGAAACCAGATGTGAGAGTAGGGGTATTAGCCGTAGACAACTACTTTGCCTAA
- a CDS encoding DUF1517 domain-containing protein — protein sequence MTSWRDRFNQFTGKTRITISRVFVHLAGSEVAPLLGVLNRAAQEAIGAEGDLEALGEGLVQICESLLQYDIYWQSAANEGDVFWDEGEADNYVTELFTDSAQRYGTAPDEVDLEPDEPFSIPVTQNLVVILTAAYEGEEPRLETDLASTSSLKAGLKALINLHYSGRIRAIQVHFSPARLGDELTDDQLLLNFPELVPL from the coding sequence ATGACATCTTGGCGCGATCGATTCAATCAGTTTACTGGAAAGACCAGAATTACTATCAGCCGAGTGTTTGTGCATTTGGCAGGTAGCGAAGTTGCGCCTCTGCTAGGAGTGTTAAACCGGGCAGCGCAGGAAGCGATCGGAGCGGAGGGAGACTTAGAAGCGTTAGGCGAAGGCTTGGTGCAGATTTGTGAGTCACTGCTGCAATACGACATCTACTGGCAATCTGCTGCAAATGAAGGCGATGTTTTCTGGGACGAAGGAGAAGCGGATAACTATGTGACCGAACTGTTTACAGATTCTGCTCAGCGTTATGGCACTGCCCCGGATGAGGTAGACCTTGAACCAGATGAACCTTTCTCAATTCCCGTGACGCAGAATCTAGTGGTCATTCTGACGGCAGCTTATGAAGGCGAAGAACCGCGACTAGAGACCGATCTCGCCAGCACCAGCAGCCTGAAAGCTGGACTGAAAGCCTTGATCAATCTACATTACTCTGGGCGGATAAGAGCAATTCAAGTTCACTTTTCGCCTGCCCGCCTGGGTGATGAACTCACCGATGATCAACTTTTACTCAACTTTCCTGAACTGGTTCCCCTATAA